The Raphanus sativus cultivar WK10039 unplaced genomic scaffold, ASM80110v3 Scaffold2742, whole genome shotgun sequence genome includes the window CTCCGGGCCCTCACTCGCCTTCCTCACTAAAGATTCAGGAGGTCGTTAACCTCATGGTTCAAGCTCATGGCCAAAAGGAGTTGGCCAGGGTTTGTTCCTCCGACGAAACTCCCGAAACAGCCCCGGAAGGTTGGTTTTGCATTCACGAGAAGTATATCTCTAAATGCCACCTCCGGTTTCCGCTTCCGGATCTCCTGTTAGACCTTCTTGATCATTATCAACTAGCCCTCTCTCAACTCTGTCCCTCGGTGATCCGAGTGATAAATGGTTTCATTACCAGAGCTAAGGAGGAAGGAGTCGCCATTGGACTGACCGAACTGATGAGCCTCTACACGATCAAGGAGAGCTCTAGCAAGGACGGTGGCAGTGGTACCTACTATCTTCCTTGCCGTCCTAGGCTTGGACTTTTTAAATCCTCCGGTAGTGATGATGACTGGAggaaaaaatacttttatgtcaagattgatcccTCCACAGTCCCATTGGGTCGTGCTCTCTCGGTTATTTGGTCCGATATATCTGGTTAGGATTTTTAGGAATGTGTCTTGCTTATTTAGGATCATCATTATTTGCTGAACCCTTGATTTCATATGCAGATATCGAGGATCCTCATAAGCTTTCTGATAAGCTGTCTAGAGCTCTCTTTCGGAAGTTATATCAGAGTCCCAATACTTGGGCGTCTTTCACTGTCTCTCGTattggatcagctaggttcccgGATCGATACAACGCCAGGTTCCTTGACCCGATTCCTGCTGAAGATTTAGAAGGTCCTTTCGTGGTAGATCTTTCGTTTTTGATTTCTAGGTTTGCTTTCAGGGATAACTAAAAAGCTTTCCATTGTTTTAGTTTCTGAAGGTCCTTTCGTGGTAGATCTTTCGACTGGAGCTAGTACTTCCGAAACCGAGAAGACTCAAGCTCCCAAGATGAGGCCTTCTTTCCGTTCCCGGAACAAACCCGCTGCAGCTGCCAGTGCTTCGCGAGGCAGCGATAAGACCCAAGGAGGAGCCTTCCTTAGCTCGCTGAAGGAGGTCCTTGATGATGGGTCCTCTGTTCCTGCTAAGGATGTTAGTCCAGTCGAGCCTAGAGCTCAGGATATTGTTCCCTGCGCTGAGGTTCCGACAGTTGAAGCTAACCCTCAAGCTGCTAGAGGCCCTCTCGAGGTCGAACCTCCGAGAAACAAGAGGTCTCGGACCGATTTGGGAGATAGACCCGCCAGatcttcctcctcgtcttcACGGGGAGGGACCGTGGGTTGGAACTTCTCCCATTCTAAGCCGGGATCGATATTGGATGACCCTTGGGGTTTGGCAACCatcatgaggcatatgaagatgGTGGGGTGCTCCATGCCTTCAATTAATGGTATGACCAACAAAGAAGAGTACGTTGATATAGCTCACCACGTTGATATAGCTCACCACGTGAGGTTCGAAGAGACCGTTCATGGTGCTCCTAGCGCTGGAGACTTAGCTCAGGCTACTGAGTTGTTCAAGACTACCAAGATGGAGCTCGACCTGGCTCGTGCTCGAGTTTCTGAGCTTGAAGCTGAGGTCGGGAGGCTCGGTTCGAAGGCTGATACTCAGCAAGGGAAGATCGAAAGTCAAGCTATCGATATTCgggtgaagaataggaagattaATGAGTTAGATACTGCTCGCAGGATAGCTGAGCATCAGGTTCAAGAGTTGATCGTCTCATCTCAGGTTAGCCAACAGAACAAAGAGGCTGAAGTTAAGCTAGCTGTCAGGAAAGGTAAGAAGGAGGTGGCTGAAGCCTACAACAAGATCCTGATCTCCGTGAAGGAGaagtttgtcaagaagaaggaagagaccGATGCTCTGATCTATGCTCAGGAGCTTCAGGCAAACACCGAACTTCTGAAGGACCTATTGTCTAAGGAAATTGAGGATGCTGAAGAGGAGTATCACCGTTTGATGGTTTTGATTCCTGATGCTGGTGCTGCATGTGAGAAGGCTCAAGTTTCTGATTTCTCAGTCAGCAAGCtccccattcctcaattctccgagagctcaggtactttcgagatcaaTATGTTTAATCCGACGTTTCCTGTGGAATATGGTTCTAACTTGGGTTCGGTATCTCCTGATTTAGTTCCAGTTGAAACAACCCCGGGAGGTGTCGAGCAGGATGTTGAAGTAGAGGTTCCTGTCAAGGGGAATGACCCTATCGAGGAGGATaaggatgatgaagctgatccTGGATCCAAAGAAGGTTAAGAGCCGGTGCTCTTCATGTTCTAAAacttttgcccaatgggcttctttatcttttgttttcaaGACTTATGGCCTGAGGAGGTctttaaacctttatctgtttATACTTTGAATCcttgttagcctggggaggcttttaaacccttgtttaatttttaaacttggttttcagtttcattttaagtttttctGCTTTGACTTAGTCATTTTTTATGAACTCAAATTTGATTAAGAGTTTTGATAGGGAATGCTTTGGTTACTAATTAAGAGGTTTAGTGAATCCTCCGAATTAGATCCCTGATTTCGTGATAAGTCTCGGAGACTTGGATCGTTTTTAGTCCCTTAAGAGGGGTTTCTCGAAGTATCGAGGTCAGCTTTGGAGTACTGGGATTAGCTTAGGGTTTTCaggaacctaagtttaatctggacaccttaggtgggggttcctgggaacctgaatttgcttgtgggattttaagacccgttgagatttgcttaggattttaagaccttctgaagtttgatgaggattttaagacctcgaagatttgataaggattttaagaccttggagatttggtaaggattttaagaccttggagatttggtaaggattttaagaccttagaggtttggtaaggattttaagaccttagagatttggtaaggattttaagaccttaggtccatgtttgcagggacctgttttgttaaagaattgagatatcgagaataatttctttattgataattggatacatggtatcatagtaatcatacaattgctgtattataacgatcatacacttgctgtgtgggctatgtgattttaatcagacatatgccccctttgattaTAGTGAACGAAGtattgaaatgaggttggggctgcactcataaCGGatttgcctacgtacccagtcaagggatcaagcctaacgtagttcagggattttaggtacctaatgataatatctcttaagattcgtggcattccatgatctgatttcaggtaccccggttcgcacctttcggagcttgtaaacgccaggtcgtaccacgtggatgatctggtagggaccttcccagttggttcctaacttcccagcatctggttctttggttccttcgaaaactttcctaagcaCTAGGTCACCTATAGCGAACtgccggagcctgactttggaattgtattgtcgtgccattgcttgctgatagttctgaatgcgaatcaacgctcggtcccgtctttcctcgattagatcgaggctgtcggttaggagctgatcattagctgcgggattggacgtacagagttcccggcggaggctaccagcaatggtttcagctggaacgacagcttccatcccatatgctaaggagaaaggagtttcttctgtagcttttcgtggggtggtccgacatgcccaaagtacttcgagtaacttctctgaccatagttccttctgggttccaaggcgtttcttgaggtttgctaatactgacttattagcagcctccgcctgtccgttaccttgaggtcggcgaggtgatgagaaggtcaggcgaatattccacttgtcacaaaatattttgaaatcgcgGGATATGAATTATCCTCCATTATCAGTTatgatttcgtatgggacgccgtgtctacacacgatttctttccatacgaattgctcgacctcgactctggttatctgttggaaagcttcagcttctatccatttcgtgaagtagtttGTTAGGACTAAAAGGTAGCGTAACTTCTTCTTCCCACTTCCTGATGGTACTAGTGGTCCCAcaatatccatggaccatctcataaatggataaggggcggatatgttagaAAGCTTTTctgcaggttggtgtataatcggtgcatgcctctggcatttgtcgcatgaagaggaataggcctcacaatctgctataatggtgggccagaaatatccttgtcttttgattctgatggctagagctcttcctccagagtggttcccgtaggaaccgtcgtgcatttctttcatgagtctcatagcaacgagaccatggacgcattttaggtaaggtccggaaatgcttcgtttgaggaggacgGATTCAattacgcaatatctcgcgcttaatgctttgagctttcgagcctcccatttattgggtggagtctttccctccaggatgtattgcgtgattggaattctccaatcctctcttcctacaactttgttatgaagagacgagggaggttcctgttcgggacctggtgtcgtggtgcccccggaggtattggtaggattaggctccagggagtctgaattccgaggaatacctccagatgaatttttgagagctgtacggcttctggttttaactctacAGATAattgggtctgagttggtgcccccgggggtattcttgagatcaggctctagggagtctgaatttcgaggaatatcttccatgatttggattgtgttcccggaggtatgtttt containing:
- the LOC108831757 gene encoding uncharacterized protein At3g60930, chloroplastic-like — translated: MVQAHGQKELARVCSSDETPETAPEGWFCIHEKYISKCHLRFPLPDLLLDLLDHYQLALSQLCPSVIRVINGFITRAKEEGVAIGLTELMSLYTIKESSSKDGGSGTYYLPCRPRLGLFKSSGSDDDWRKKYFYVKIDPSTVPLGRALSVIWSDISDIEDPHKLSDKLSRALFRKLYQSPNTWASFTVSRIGSARFPDRYNARFLDPIPAEDLEGITKKLSIVLVSEGPFVVDLSTGASTSETEKTQAPKMRPSFRSRNKPAAAASASRGSDKTQGGAFLSSLKEVLDDGSSVPAKDVSPVEPRAQDIVPCAEVPTVEANPQAARGPLEVEPPRNKRSRTDLGDRPARSSSSSSRGGTVGWNFSHSKPGSILDDPWGLATIMRHMKMVGCSMPSINGMTNKEEYVDIAHHVDIAHHVRFEETVHGAPSAGDLAQATELFKTTKMELDLARARVSELEAEVGRLGSKADTQQGKIESQAIDIRVKNRKINELDTARRIAEHQVQELIVSSQVSQQNKEAEVKLAVRKGKKEVAEAYNKILISVKEKFVKKKEETDALIYAQELQANTELLKDLLSKEIEDAEEEYHRLMVLIPDAGAACEKAQVSDFSVSKLPIPQFSESSGTFEINMFNPTFPVEYGSNLGSVSPDLVPVETTPGGVEQDVEVEVPVKGNDPIEEDKDDEADPGSKEG